One window of the Zea mays cultivar B73 chromosome 3, Zm-B73-REFERENCE-NAM-5.0, whole genome shotgun sequence genome contains the following:
- the LOC541626 gene encoding ferredoxin, with the protein MAAVTAAAVSLPSSSSSPAAAKAKASASASPSSPCGHLQFPRRHGGPRAVRLRVQVSTTETAEAEPVKKLEKVSKKQEEGLVTNKYKPKEPYVGRCLLNTRITGDQAPGETWHMVFSTEGEVPYREGQSIGVIADGEDKNGKPHKLRLYSIASSALGDFGDSKTVSLCVKRLVYTNDQGEVVKGVCSNFLCDLKPGAEVKITGPVGKEMLMPKDPNATIIMLATGTGIAPFRSFLWKMFFEEHEDYKYTGLAWLFLGVPTSDTLLYKEELEKMKEMAPDNFRLDFAVSREQTNAAGEKMYIQTRMAEYKEELWELLKKDNTYVYMCGLKGMEKGIDDIMLDLAAKDGINWLDYKKQLKKSEQWNVEVY; encoded by the exons ATGGCTGCCGTGACCGCGGCGGCCGTCTCTctgccctcctcctcctcctcccctgcCGCCGCCAAGGCCAAGGCGTCCGCGTCCGCGTCCCCGTCGTCTCCATGCGGCCACCTCCAGTTCCCGCGGCGGCACGGCGGCCCGCGCGCGGTGCGGCTGCGCGTGCAGGTGTCCACCACCGAGACCGCGGAGGCGGAGCCGGTCAAGAAGCTGGAGAAGGTGTCCAAGAAGCAGGAGGAGGGGCTCGTCACCAACAAGTACAAGCCCAAGGAGCCGTACGTCGGGAGGTGCCTGCTCAACACCAGGATCACCGGCGACCAAGCGCCCGGGGAGACGTGGCACATGGTCTTCAGCACAGAAG GCGAGGTCCCCTACAGAGAGGGCCAGTCCATCGGCGTCATCGCGGATGGCGAGGACAAGAACGGCAAGCCGCACAAGCTCAGGCTCTACTCCATCGCCAGCAGCGCCCTCGGAGATTTCGGCGACTCCAAGACG GTGTCGCTGTGCGTGAAGAGGCTGGTCTACACCAACGATCAGGGGGAGGTCGTCAAAGGAGTCTGCTCGAACTTCCTCT gtgacttgaagccaggcGCTGAGGTGAAGATCACAGGGCCAGTGGGCAAGGAGATGCTCATGCCCAAAGACCCCAACGCAACAATCATCATG CTCGCAACGGGTACCGGCATCGCTCCGTTCCGCTCCTTCTTGTGGAAGATGTTCTTCGAGGAGCACGAGGACTACAAG TACACCGGGCTGGCGTGGCTGTTCCTGGGCGTCCCGACCAGCGACACCCTGCTGTACAaggaggagctggagaagatgaAGGAGATGGCGCCGGACAACTTCCGGCTGGACTTCGCGGTGAGCCGGGAGCAGACGAACGCGGCCGGGGAGAAGATGTACATCCAGACGCGCATGGCGGAGTACAAGGAGGAGCTGTGGGAGCTGCTCAAGAAGGACAACACCTACGTCTACATGTGCGGGCTCAAGGGCATGGAGAAGGGCATCGACGACATCATGCTCGACCTCGCAGCCAAGGACG GGATCAACTGGTTGGACTACAAGAAGCAGCTCAAGAAGAGCGAGCAATGGAACGTCGAAGTCTACTGA
- the LOC541626 gene encoding ferredoxin isoform X1, translated as MAAVTAAAVSLPSSSSSPAAAKAKASASASPSSPCGHLQFPRRHGGPRAVRLRVQVSTTETAEAEPVKKLEKVSKKQEEGLVTNKYKPKEPYVGRCLLNTRITGDQAPGETWHMVFSTEGEVPYREGQSIGVIADGEDKNGKPHKLRLYSIASSALGDFGDSKTVSLCVKRLVYTNDQGEVVKGVCSNFLCDLKPGAEVKITGPVGKEMLMPKDPNATIIMYTGLAWLFLGVPTSDTLLYKEELEKMKEMAPDNFRLDFAVSREQTNAAGEKMYIQTRMAEYKEELWELLKKDNTYVYMCGLKGMEKGIDDIMLDLAAKDGINWLDYKKQLKKSEQWNVEVY; from the exons ATGGCTGCCGTGACCGCGGCGGCCGTCTCTctgccctcctcctcctcctcccctgcCGCCGCCAAGGCCAAGGCGTCCGCGTCCGCGTCCCCGTCGTCTCCATGCGGCCACCTCCAGTTCCCGCGGCGGCACGGCGGCCCGCGCGCGGTGCGGCTGCGCGTGCAGGTGTCCACCACCGAGACCGCGGAGGCGGAGCCGGTCAAGAAGCTGGAGAAGGTGTCCAAGAAGCAGGAGGAGGGGCTCGTCACCAACAAGTACAAGCCCAAGGAGCCGTACGTCGGGAGGTGCCTGCTCAACACCAGGATCACCGGCGACCAAGCGCCCGGGGAGACGTGGCACATGGTCTTCAGCACAGAAG GCGAGGTCCCCTACAGAGAGGGCCAGTCCATCGGCGTCATCGCGGATGGCGAGGACAAGAACGGCAAGCCGCACAAGCTCAGGCTCTACTCCATCGCCAGCAGCGCCCTCGGAGATTTCGGCGACTCCAAGACG GTGTCGCTGTGCGTGAAGAGGCTGGTCTACACCAACGATCAGGGGGAGGTCGTCAAAGGAGTCTGCTCGAACTTCCTCT gtgacttgaagccaggcGCTGAGGTGAAGATCACAGGGCCAGTGGGCAAGGAGATGCTCATGCCCAAAGACCCCAACGCAACAATCATCATG TACACCGGGCTGGCGTGGCTGTTCCTGGGCGTCCCGACCAGCGACACCCTGCTGTACAaggaggagctggagaagatgaAGGAGATGGCGCCGGACAACTTCCGGCTGGACTTCGCGGTGAGCCGGGAGCAGACGAACGCGGCCGGGGAGAAGATGTACATCCAGACGCGCATGGCGGAGTACAAGGAGGAGCTGTGGGAGCTGCTCAAGAAGGACAACACCTACGTCTACATGTGCGGGCTCAAGGGCATGGAGAAGGGCATCGACGACATCATGCTCGACCTCGCAGCCAAGGACG GGATCAACTGGTTGGACTACAAGAAGCAGCTCAAGAAGAGCGAGCAATGGAACGTCGAAGTCTACTGA